CGACCCCAAAAGCTGGTGGACAAACAAAGAAGAACGAAGAACGGGTTGGAAAGGAATTGGACGGGAAATGGGGTGGGGGGCGGGGAGAAGATGGGGTTCTTTCCACACCCTTGGGGTTGGGCGGGTCATTTATCCGTCCATTTCATCCCAACCGTGAGCATATTGCAGCGAAACACGATGCAGCATCTCATCTCACGCCCTGACTACTCGCGTCTCCCATCTCACTGCACGGTTACCACCCGTCAAACGGAAGGCTGCCCACGAGGAGTTGTTTCGTTGTGGAGGTAGATTTTAAGCGGGAAACATACAATCGTCCTTTCGATTCGGCGCGCTGAGCTGGTCTGTTGTCCGTTGCATTGCTGATGAAATTGAGCGAAATCAAATGTACGGGCGCACTGAATCTCATCCTAACGCTAGCACCCGGTGTTATAAACGAATGTATCTTGTCGAATGAACTGTTCCCTTTATTCACCCCTCGTTCGCATTTAGTTTTTTGGCGCAATCGTAAAGGCTTTTCGATCGGGTGCGTCATGATCATCGTTGATGTTGATCTTTCTTTATTATCTCGTTCGTTTCCCATCTCGTTCGTCACAGAACTTTGCTCGGTGCAGGTTTGTGTTGgatctcgttttgttttcatccagCTTGCCGCGATTCCTCCGGGTGCTTCACCACACCTGCTCCTAGTGATGTTCTGATTAAAAATGcacgcagacacacacacgcatgatGCGATTAATGCATCCACgatcggggaaaaaaaactcactaCCATCAATTTTTGAGAGATTGTCTGAAAATCTCTCGCCCAGAAGAATTATTCTGCCCGCGTTACAGAACGTTTCCCTTCTGCGCATCCTGTTCCCCTTTTGCGCTACCACCATATCAAAATCCCGACCCATAATTACAATCgtactttcttttttatcctttCTTTTCACCTCCATTCCTTCTGCCTTTGCTGGGCCCTTGCCTTGGCCTTCCGAGCTGTGATCGAGCTCAGTTTTACGTTAGCGTTtttacgtttttgttttgttccgcaGCTTCGCCCCGTGCTACAGTGCGTCCTCTTTTTGGTTTCGGGCACGTCTTCTTAGCGCTTGCTGGCGGCCGTGCATCGTACGGTAcacgatggcgcacacgcaaGTGCATGCACACAGCGCGTCTTTATCTGTtcccactttttttttttttcctcccatttattttcaatagCCGATCTTCTGCTTGTTCTTCCCACTGCGACGATTAAGAACCCACGGCACAGACGACGCACAGGTcaaccagcacacacacacacacacacataacaaaaaaaaaaatcaggttCTCTCTTTTGCATCCCTCGCACACCTCGCCCGCCCGTCCCTCCAGCCACCTGTCCCTTGTCGCAGCCCTTAGCAggctttttatttatttatcgcttttatttatttattattcacgcttttcttcatttctgGACGCCCGTGGACgacagtgtgtgcgtgtgtgtgtgtcacatTTTCAGGATCACCATCgcgtgtgatgatgatgatgatggtggtgtgcGCTGGTCAAAAACCAAGGAAGACTATCGCCCAACTGCAACTGGCTGGATGCACTTTGGGTGCGAACTGCAACACGGACGGCGGGGATACGGACGGCAGTGAAcggatttctgtttttgtttacaatcgaGCCCTGTTCTCTTGTGCTCGATTTTCTTCATCCGTTCTATGCTGCACTTTGCTTCACTCCGTCGCTCGCGCGGTTTTCTTGTCCGTTTTCATCATCGtcttcttcttgttcttcCCAGCCGGTACGCTTCATCGGTTACGATTTTTccttaatgttgttttttttcttctttcagtttaaccttttttttccccctatcCTCTCTCTCCTATCCTCCTGctgttgtttcgttgttgggCTGCTGCCACACTCTTCTGTTGCGTTTGATGTTACGTTTGTGCCTTGGTTCGTTTTTTACGGCACTGTACCTTTACTGTTCCTGGTTCTCGGTCGCGCGAGTGTCCGAAAAGGGGCCCGTCATTCGATCGTACCGAAAGACGCGATCACTTTGTGGGTCTCGCATGCTTGTTTGCTCTCTGACGCATCGTCCATTTCCAACGTTGTCATTCTGCGCTACTCTTTCTACTCCACTTTCTTTAGACGCTTTGGTAGTTTATGTTTTCCTAAGCGAATCTCGTCGCAAGCACGGATGCGGATGGATATGCCTCCTTGTTTTTTCGTTCAGTTCCTTCTAAACCGTCTTCAACTATTTGTAATTTGTCTTAATGGTTGaggtaaattaattttgaagcTGTGTTGCTATCTAGACCAGTGTTCTGCTTAATGACCCATATGAAAAGAGTCATTAATATTGAACTTTAGTGAAGAGCCAGTGGTATCTTTAGTGGACTTCCAAAAGATTCATGGATCTCTAAAGGTACTGAAGAAGATCATTGAAGATGCCTGAATTTCTGAAGACTTGTGACTTCATGGATATTATGGAATATCCCAAGTAATGCTAGTAATAGTGATGTCTTCGATTTGATAGGTCGATTCAGATCATTATTTGCTTTGCAATTATTCTAGCTCATAATTCGCTTAAGAAGGTGAACCCCCAGCAGTGTTGGTATATGCAGTCGTAGGCTAGCAAGGATTGggaatgttgctttttttaatttttttttatctgacTCTAaggtaaaacaaattttaactCAAGATTTTTAAGAGACCCTTACACTCTACTAAAGCATTATAaaataacttaattaaaaGATGGTATAATCTAATTATGAGATGGTATAGTAATTCAGGGCACTGCAAATATCGTCAACTTTAATATTTCACTCTTCTACTATCATTTTAAATTTGGCTTATTatctatttattattatttatttaattttaatttatcgtGGTCTATTTCGTCTATCATGTTTGTGTTAAATGATGTGTTGTTAgatgtaataataaatttatcaaatttcaaattgtttAGAAGCTGTATTTTACTGCTCCTCAACGATGCATCTTCCGTAACGATTCTCCCGAGCATCAAATTAAATTGCCCAATTCTATGACGTACGTGCATACTAATATCGGTTTATACTGCTACTCATCTAACGCAGTAGATGCATCTGCACAACATTTGTGTTTCTTCGCGCGCGACTTGCTCACACGCAGCCACGCGcagtttgtttgtgtacgtATTGGGAGcgtcttttcttgttttctccACGTGCACTTAATGCAATCAACCTTCTAACAACCATTTGCCAGCGAACCAACGTGAGAGTACAACGACTTTTCATCTTCCCTTTACTCCTTTTGCCCCATCCGATCGGTGtgatgttgatgatttttcgtttgttttctttcgggCATTGAAAGTTTTGGCGCGCTTTTCGTCTCGCGGGAAGCAATTAGGATTTTACTTGCTTTTTGGCTAACTTTAGGGTGGAGTTTTAGGGAAATTCGGTTTTATATTATCTAATGTATCTTGTTCTATTCAGCTCCTTCCGATCCTGTGCACGTTTAAAGCACCAGAACCGATGCAACGATCCACGAATGTCCACAATGTTCGTAGTGCGCAAGCGAGCGTTATCGAAACGGGTTTAACCCACCTTCTCTTCATCGCATTACATTTTTTGATATCGAATCCGCTCCGTTGCCCACTCGGAAATTGTCCTTCTTCTGGTGTCGCCGCACAAAACCCACCACCTCGCCCGAGATGTGGTGCGAAGGCGTCACATGAGATAAGTAGGCCACGCCACGGaactggtttttcttttcacttctTCGCCCCACAGCGTGTACCTTCAACCCTTACAACTTCCAGAACGCGTGAGGGGCCTTCGCCGTGTTCTTGCGTTCTGCGGTGGCTCCAAATGGCTCCCGGGGCACAACCGGGAGTGCATTGACACGGGAGTGAACGAGTTCTTGATTGCAGCTACCGTATGCATCggctgcagcagcaggaacGTACAGGATGAATCTCGGGCTATCGcgtgttattttttcatattcaAATGAGGCGAACCATATCAGCCGCCCCGTGTCGAGTTTCGGTATACCGGTGCTGACCTCTGGCGTggccctgtttttttttttgtatgttatcCCTTAGCCGTTGTTTGTTGTGGTGCTGTTCGTTCGTTCATTCGCGCGCGAAGCCTTTCGGGAAGGATTGGAATTGGATAGGGCCCGTTTTCCGGGGAGCTCTGGTTGACGTTTGTTGTCCGTTGCATTGGCCGGCCCTGCGGACAGTGAGAGGCAAGAGCGCATAATCCGTGCAACGGCGGGGAGCGTGAGTAGCTCgtataataaatgttttattttcattcctgCTGCCCATGGTGGTTTAATCCATTATGCTTTTGTTCGTCTTTGCTGGCAGGATTTGGTAAACCGTTGCGATAAATCATTCCGTGCTGGTGTGGCTCGAAAATGAACCTGTACCCTTTATTCGCAGCGTAGTTCCGTTGGGGTCGTAATAAAACAGGGACAATACCCATAGACTTCATAAGCGTTGTGCGTAGATGATGGCTTAACATAAATTTAATCCATTTATTTGAAGATTTATCCAAAGTCAATATGgataatttatttcccattttagACAACCATTGAGATGTatataatttttcaaaaaaaaaatgtgttctgCTGCTGTCGGAATTGATCGCGTAATAAACACCTTGGCCAGGCTTTGCTAACCATGCAAAACATAAAGGCTACTCCATTTATCCGCCCACCGATCCGATTCCGTTCCGGATCGGCACACTCTCCCAGAGCACGCAAAGCTTACAAAATCACGCTGCATATGATGAGCgccacaaaaaataaaaacactccaCTACAAACCGGTGGCACGCGTTTTGTTGAACCGACAATTTAGCGTTCGCGATCGCTATCGCAGCGGGCGATAATGCAAACGATCCTTCACacggtggaaaaaaataaaactgaaacaaatCTTCGTGCTCATcaggaaaaaaataaccttAGGATCGGAGCACGATCATCCGCTACGATAAGAAAGTGTAACTAAGTAGCTTCCACCTTGTCTGTGTTTTCCCATCCCATTCTCATCTAACGGGTGATTATGTGAGTGATAAATAAAGTCACCACAATTTGTGGGGAATTCATCGACAAcgaatcaaaaaaaaaaccgaaaaacaatgcaacaaaaaGGTCTGGTCCCTTTGAGCGGGGAAATTGAGACACGTGGGCGGAAAAGTTTCAAGTAACACACTaaccaaaaaaacgaaagagaaaCATGCCGTTGCATTTCCGGAAGCGGAGCGGCCATGTAATGAAACACCGTGCAAAGAAGGGTAACGGCGGAAGCTTACGGTGAGCTCGCCGCCAGACAGTATGGCACCGTCGACGTCGCTGACCGCGGTACAAAACAATGCTCCCCCATTAGCGTGTGAGATCGGCGAGAAAAACCCAACACCGCTGTGGAACTGtgtggggtggaaaaaaaaaaccagcctCCCCGCAGGTCCATGCCGCACGTATGGACGCACAAAAAAAGTTCTGTCGCGCCTTTTAGTCAATCCAGCGGTCAATCATGATGTCACACACTGCTTAGGTCtctcggtgtatgtgtgtgtgtgtgtgtgtatgtgtgattcGCAATTGCCTCCCCCATTGCCAAGatgttttgcccttttttgccGACCATACCGTGCGCTTCGTTTAAATCGTAATCAAGCCGGACTCTTTCTTCTTCGGCAAAACGAGCGGCATGATGTTGTGCCGATCGGTTAGCGGTCATGCGAAACATCATTATGATTATTGCTACCGCGCTGATCGCCCATCCATCGATGATTCCACCGTTGCTGATGAACGGACACACGTgagaattttaattattctcgGGCTATTTGCACAACCAGcgccttgtgtgtgtgtgccttaaATGGGATAGGGCTTACGCTTGCGGTGGAATGTTCCTTGTTCGATTGCATATCCTGTTTCTGCTTGGTTTATTGCATTACCCCACCGGTAGGGAAGAGTTTCttctctgttttgtttcgttttgttgttgctgatttCATTCAGCTTACTGCGAAACCGATCGAATCGCAGGACGTTGTCTCGTGAGAAAGGCGTAAACGTAATTAAAGACCTTTGCGAATGCGGGTCACTTCACTTTTGAACATCGGGGGGTTCTTATTGCGATTATAATTGCCACTTGATCGATTTATCCTTGGggtattttgtgttttatgtgttgtttttttgtgtgttgtttttgtgaaAGACAAATTAATTGGTAACACGTTAAAGTACCTTCCAATAGCTACTATATGCACCCAATTAATGGAATATAAGTTTCTTATTTAACCTATGAAATAGTTTATtccaaataaatatttatatattaatataattattgGTGTAAAGAACAACTCAAAGAAAAAGTAAGTCATTAATTCACATCACTTTCGAGTGTCTTTGTTTGAAGGACTTCCCGTGTATGACCAAGCAAATAGCAACAAAACTCTTTCCATATCTAACAGTCTTACAACCCAGCTAACGGGTGTTTTACTGACGACTCCCGATCAGACGGTTCTGCTCCAtcatttccaccagaagttccAGCACGGTATCCGGGGGTTGCGCTTGAGTCACTGGGTGAGAATTTTAATTGAACCCAGGAAAAAGGTTCGATACGCGAGATACGCGCGTGGTAGGTGGTTGTACTTTATGTGTAGTACGCAACCCGTATAGTTAGGTCGTGGAAGTGCCGCTATCGGAAGGAGTGTTCGGTACGCAACAAAGGCTTTTGTTACTGGAGCACTTGTGCCCCAAAGAGCTTCCGGGCTTGGATCGGTGTTCTTTATTCGGAAGTAGCGGTATCTTAGAGTGGATTCGCAAAAGGATTATGAGTCAACTTAAGCAATAGGTATCAATAGCGAGTTGCAGATgtatattaaatattcaataaaCCCGCCATATTTAGAATTCATTTTCCGCTACAAGTTATTTGCGATATTGAATAAAGTAATACTAATGACTCTCAACGTTTTCGTTATCTTCATCCCACCCAGATGGACCCCCGACGCCACTGTCCCAGTCACCCCCGAGCGCTTCCTGCAGTCCGTTCACCAACGGAGGTTATTACGGTTCGGGGCAGGTGTTCTTCCCACGGACTCCGGCGCCCACCAACGGTGGACGCAATGGTGCACGTGTGTTCTTCCAGCAGACTCCGGGCCATCCGTACACGCAGATGCCCCAGTCCCAGCCTACGCCCGGGTCAGCAACAAGCCATTCCAGTAGCAGCGGAGTTAGCAGCTCCCTGGACACACCGTCGTGTTCATCCGGCACACCGCACTAGTGAGTATTCGGACGTGATATCACTGAGATCTTTCCGCAACTACAATATCTCTCCCGTCTTTACGCCCCTTCACAGTCACCAAGGTCACCAACTTCAGCCAATCCAGTTCAACTGGCAGGACGATGGAGACTCGAGCGAATCGGAAGGATCCTCCTCCCAGACCACCTCCTCGTCCGGCTGCAGCCCGCACTGTTTGGGGATGGATGGTGGGGCCAGCAGTTCGTTCAGCAGCATGCCATCATCGACCACCGTCATCAGTCCGTCCTCGTCCGGTGGTACACTGTACGCTGCCGTGCCGCCCCATCTCGACTATATGGCGGGCCGGGAACAGTTGCAGGAGTTCCCGGGCAAGATACCGCAGCGCAAACGGAAATCGCGCACACCAAAGCCGAAAAAAGCGGGTGTAAGTTTTAATGTACAGATATTGGTTTGGAACTAATTACGGTAAAATGGACGATTAGAGTTCCAGTTCGATGTTGGAATTGACAATATCGTCCAACAAAACCCTGAGACAAGAGATGTGGATTTAGATATATCTAGATATGTCTTTGGATGGCAAGTCATCCATATGACCCGAATATGTCTGACTTATTTGTTGTGGTATGACCCAAGAATGCTCATTGTGGGATTACTTTTAATATCAATAGATCACTTTAATACAGTGTCTCTATACAGTATTTTGCAGAAATAGCTCAGTTGTTCCAAAACGAATCCTCACGATTTAAACAGATAAATTCTGCCCCTATTCTTCCTTTAATACTAAAATATATTGGACATCGAACCGTTCAATGCtaaataacggtttttgtttagcttttcACTCATGCCAATACAGTCAGAACGGGCATTAATGAGATTCCGATACACGATGCACTGTTAGGCGCGTAAGAAAACACAAACCGTTCTCTcgggggattttttgtttttgctctctctctccctctctccgACTCCATGTTTTGCTGCCCCTCAGGCAAATACTACACTCGTTATGCTGGCACTCATTATGCCATTATGCGCTACCCCACGGACAGTGTCGACCTCAACCCATCAAGAGTGCGCTCCACATTTGCTTCCCGGTTCCCGGTTGGGACCGTTGCTTTCCCCGCAGTTTGCACGGTAGCCGCCCGAACAATTACTTAACATGTCCACGTACTCTGGGCGTCGATGATGGTTTCGTTTATAATTAGCTGGACGCAGTAACAACCCGCGTTCTACCGCTCCCCCTGCCCCAGTCGCGTTCCCGCTCAGATGGGCCGGtaaacaagcagcagcagcagcagcaccgtggATGATGCACTTTGTGTTTACGTTAACAGTGTACCGTCTGCACGGGCCGGTACGGCCGGACCGATGAACTACTCACGCTGCATCCCGGAGTGGGCCACGGTACGAAGCGTCCTGCAGCGTTATGATCGATGCTGCTCCATTGATGTGTGTACACGCGCGTAAGGGTTtgcgtgtgcatgtgtttaTGTACACGATCACAACGCCCCtggattgttgcgttttttgtatatttctaTACTCACGCTTTCCTTGTCGAGCCGCACTACCGGTATTGCGGCTTCCACACAATGCGGAATGCTTCATTTTCGTAAATAAACAATTGTCCGCCACGCTACCGATCGATgaaaaggtgtgtgtgtgtgatgaatCGTTTTTTGTTAACGCTACTGCACATTATGCTGAATGTTGGAGCATGTTGAACAAACAGCGTCGAACCGTCGTATGACGCTATGAAAGCCAATCCCGTAATGACGTTCGCTCTAGTTTGGCAGTTCTTTATGTTCATTCTCAAAAACCATCTTGCaacacaacatcaacaaaaaagtgaTCCAGCCCCAGTACgggcgtgtgtttgtggaagTGAGAAGGGAATAGGATTTGTGGAGCAATGAGTTTCCCTCACGCGAGAAAACCTTCGCGGTTCGATCCGTACGGAAGGGACGATCACGAGACAGCAGCATGATTTAGTTGCAGGGCCGATCATAACCGGCGTTGAAGGGAATATCACTGTTGACCCAGCTTCGCAGCAGGGGAGCAAAAATCTCTGTTGTTTATTTGATCGATGCAACGAGCATTGGTAGGGgtacgcgcgcgtgtgtttattgttccgTCTTCTGCCCCTTCTGGAACCGTACCGCGGGGCGCACGTGCGTTGCTCTCGTTGCCCGTAATTCGGGTAGCGCACTTTTCCCTTAATCTTTCACCCCGCCTAGAGGACACGTGTGCGTGTGAAttgacgtgtgtgtgtgtgtgtgtgtgtgggggggggggggggtgttatGATATCCCATCGGGCGTTAGCCACACGTAGCCGATCGGGCCTATTGATTACCATCGCGCGATGAGGGATTTACTGTGGGAAATTAAGCCCGCGCATCGATCGACGATAGACGGAAAAAACACTTCTTGAGAAGAGAGGGAAGGCGGGGTGGGAGGCAATGAAATGCTTCTCAATTGAATActacaaacaaacacgaaaaTGATGACGAACCATTGCGATGGGTGCAATTTGatttggttaaaaaaaaattaaccgtAACGGTGGGGGGGCCTGTTCGTTGACCCATCCATACGATAGCGGagaccatgcgcctccatccgTATTGTTTAAAACGTgccggtgtgtatgtgtccaTCAGTccgtggatggtggagattgtttgtttgtgctgtgCTGGTTGAGAGAACTGCTACCAGATGATCGAAAGTGATCGTAATTTTGATCGTAACACAAACATAGCCTGATAATGTCTGACTGCTGAGATGTTTCCAATAAGGGGTGTCATTTAAAGGATGATTTTATTTGGCCTGTATTTTTTTGTCAAGatattctaaaaaaaaacataatttttttgcttgtgAATTTACAACCCAATAAttctttttaaactttaaaattaatgtGCCGTATTTTCCGTCTACAGTCCCACCCTTGTACAATTTGTATAACTTGTATAACAATTTGTATAATAATTTGTAAAACCAACCGGGAAATTCTGGTACAAATCCAGTAGAAAATGTTGTTCAAATTCGTTGTAATTCGTTACGATAAGAAATCTCCGCGTTTAATACCCACCACACTTTTTTTCGGCATGGCAGTCATACATACAACTAACTGGTGTTATACACACCGAACTGTGTTGATTTGTCTAAAAAATTTAAAGGATTATTTTAAACAGGGAAATATTCATATCACTTGAGGAATATTGAGGGAATTCATACTTCTAAGCAGTATATTgatgtgttccttttttatcaCTGCATAAAACTCCACATCAAATGAATCCCGGTCCCGTATTGCGCGGATATGTATCACCTACGTGATCACTCAATGTTCAACGGAGTGCGGCAGTACATTCATCGCACGTATCGGATTACAAAATCGTATTAACGCGTGTACACACCTCGAGCGTAATAAATTTGCTAGAATGGGCTCTATTTTTGAATTCCCACACAGAGTGACCCACTTTTAGTGCCACTCCATCCGTCTCTCCGCGAAATATTACTATCTCTGcgcaatgcaacaaaaaaaaaaaaaaaagattccaGTTTTAGTGCAGGGAAATGATCTGACACTGCGTACCCGTGTGCGGAAGCTCGAACACTGCTGATAATATGCATCGCGCAATCGAACACAATCAAATCACGTCTCGAACCGGCACGTGTCGTGTCGTGAGTGCATTACGGTCTGACGGTGGAGCAGTCGGTGCGTGTGCAAAATAGACCATCGCATCGCAGTGCTGGGAAAACGTCGGGACGTCGagagataaaagaaaaagtaGAACCTATGTCGCTCCCTTCACCCTCCCCTCAAGCACGACGACACGATAAGAACGACTAATAATTGCTTGCAAATCGTCATCATCTAT
The Anopheles moucheti chromosome 2, idAnoMoucSN_F20_07, whole genome shotgun sequence genome window above contains:
- the LOC128304218 gene encoding mucin-1, with translation MAKPFLLPESGPGGGSSSSGAGPPTNAPSNANTVAGNTAPSTPAPVGTASAATVNGSGAPGHIPSAPIPVVGANSSQQYHLQQLHHHHQQLQQHYQSYQGSHGPLMTVPGSSIGGSLPVESHLMLPMTPPASGFATAVQTPQMAPVNEQLVQALYEAIYRCSLGDGPPTPLSQSPPSASCSPFTNGGYYGSGQVFFPRTPAPTNGGRNGARVFFQQTPGHPYTQMPQSQPTPGSATSHSSSSGVSSSLDTPSCSSGTPHYHQGHQLQPIQFNWQDDGDSSESEGSSSQTTSSSGCSPHCLGMDGGASSSFSSMPSSTTVISPSSSGGTLYAAVPPHLDYMAGREQLQEFPGKIPQRKRKSRTPKPKKAGLLEQPLMWQMAVTAAALIVLGCGYLAAR